A genomic stretch from Oleomonas cavernae includes:
- a CDS encoding recombinase family protein: MAPAHACLPSGVPAMVRVAIYARYSSDRQTERSIEDQIRICRQRADREGWSVSGTFADHALSGASRQRPELLQMIARAGHGEFDIILAEALDRLSRDQEDTAWIHKGLNFRNIKIVTLSEGEITELHVGISSTMNAVFLKQLAAKTHRGQLGVVIDGRVAGGNAYGYDVVQRDGKIGRAGLPQRGHRAINVAEAAVIRQIFKDYIDGQSPRQIAHRLNAAGLPGPRGGAWTASLLLGNAERGIGLLRNALYVGRLIWNRQRFIKNPSTGKRQARLNPACEWIVHEVPQLRIIEDDMWDRAQARLLAQRKVFKQPEGATNRLNPLHRPRHLLSGLVRCGLCNGTMAIGASGRRLVCTSHRERGTCTNGRTVKQDVLQSRVLDGIKTHLAQPALIEHFVGEYVRLQNERRRSAVANRAGIENRLRRLEAKEQQLTRALLEQDDIAPLLAASKALAVELSAVRQELAAEPEPPPAIHPNIAGLYARKVAELESCLSDPATLDAARGLLTTMISHIVIHPGQARGAYDLELVGDLAALLELGSPRPQKSRSTGGMPDVAVSLVAGARFELTTFRL; encoded by the coding sequence ATGGCCCCTGCCCATGCTTGTCTACCCTCTGGAGTCCCCGCCATGGTCAGAGTTGCGATTTACGCTAGGTATTCTTCAGACCGTCAAACCGAGCGGTCGATTGAGGACCAAATTCGCATCTGCCGACAACGCGCTGACCGCGAGGGCTGGAGCGTCTCCGGGACATTTGCGGACCACGCCCTGTCGGGCGCCTCGCGACAGCGACCGGAACTGCTTCAGATGATCGCTCGTGCAGGGCACGGGGAGTTTGATATCATCCTGGCGGAGGCCCTGGATCGCCTCTCCCGTGACCAGGAGGATACTGCCTGGATCCACAAGGGCCTGAACTTCCGCAACATTAAGATCGTCACTCTCTCGGAGGGCGAGATCACCGAGCTTCACGTCGGGATTTCGTCGACGATGAACGCGGTTTTCTTAAAGCAGTTGGCAGCGAAGACGCATCGCGGCCAGCTGGGTGTCGTCATTGACGGGCGCGTCGCCGGCGGGAATGCATACGGTTACGATGTTGTTCAGCGTGACGGCAAAATCGGGAGGGCAGGACTGCCTCAGCGCGGCCACCGGGCGATCAACGTCGCCGAGGCGGCCGTGATCCGGCAGATCTTCAAAGATTACATCGACGGCCAATCACCACGGCAGATCGCCCATCGCCTTAACGCCGCGGGCCTGCCCGGCCCCCGCGGCGGCGCCTGGACCGCCAGCCTGCTCCTCGGCAATGCCGAAAGGGGCATCGGCCTGCTGCGCAACGCTCTATATGTCGGCCGCTTGATCTGGAACCGCCAGAGATTCATCAAGAATCCGAGCACCGGCAAACGCCAGGCCCGCCTCAATCCGGCGTGCGAGTGGATCGTCCACGAGGTGCCACAGCTGCGGATCATTGAGGATGATATGTGGGACAGGGCGCAAGCGCGCCTCCTGGCCCAGCGCAAGGTATTCAAGCAGCCCGAGGGCGCCACCAACCGCCTCAACCCGCTTCACCGCCCCAGGCACCTGCTCTCCGGCCTCGTCCGCTGCGGCCTGTGCAATGGCACGATGGCGATCGGCGCCAGCGGGCGGCGTCTCGTGTGCACCAGCCACCGGGAGCGCGGCACCTGCACCAACGGCCGCACGGTGAAGCAGGATGTCCTGCAGTCTCGCGTCCTCGACGGCATCAAGACCCACCTCGCTCAGCCCGCACTCATCGAGCACTTTGTCGGTGAGTATGTCCGGCTCCAGAACGAGCGCCGGCGTTCGGCCGTGGCGAATCGTGCCGGCATCGAGAACCGCCTGCGCCGCCTCGAGGCCAAGGAGCAACAACTTACCCGCGCCCTCCTCGAGCAGGACGATATCGCACCACTCTTAGCTGCCAGCAAAGCGCTCGCGGTCGAGCTGAGTGCCGTGCGCCAGGAACTGGCCGCCGAGCCCGAGCCGCCGCCGGCCATCCACCCCAACATCGCCGGCCTCTATGCCAGGAAGGTCGCCGAGCTCGAATCCTGTCTCAGCGATCCCGCCACCCTGGACGCGGCGCGTGGCCTGCTGACCACGATGATTTCCCACATCGTGATCCACCCGGGCCAGGCCCGCGGCGCCTACGATCTCGAACTGGTCGGCGACCTTGCAGCCCTACTGGAGCTGGGCAGCCCGCGGCCGCAAAAAAGCCGCAGCACCGGCGGCATGCCTGATGTTGCGGTTTCGTTGGTTGCGGGGGCCAGATTTGAACTGACGACCTTCAGGTTATAG
- a CDS encoding DUF1329 domain-containing protein produces the protein MHIGHYGWGYTRRHFLDQLGRGAVAAGVLMPLWQAVAETGNASAAYPDELLSIEVYTKGRLQPGDTIDAGNVDLVRDLLDPIQVLQVRDMGRRLTIARETADIMHLSPWEYVEATLRNKGRARLDRDGNIRTDDGRPWIGGHPFPASTDGLEAFAGQTLSWGRHDACVYAIKECDVGVGGRVDYRYEGCWAEMTPVARVVMGPKPYLPGHEDKMRFQSIIFTSPDDIRGSSFLNIWPYDQREFPDLFGYVPQFKRIRRFPTNQRFEPMLPGSDLYLSDAWAAGDPYLTWGNYRVVGTGPALAGLSGNWSSTWENWGRGTHGGPKGGTFYDTVVELVPQAITVEAEPVRYPRAPISKKQVRFDLRTMLPITMVSFDRRGQLYRSFDGAYSLYDDGKGKVMDGGHPYWSWTHVHAFNTQTGHMTRIEQVRSLTSGDVMRVNDPAIYDLYLTQGALQRRGA, from the coding sequence ATGCACATCGGGCACTACGGCTGGGGCTACACCCGCCGCCATTTCCTTGACCAACTCGGCCGCGGGGCCGTCGCCGCAGGGGTGCTGATGCCCCTGTGGCAGGCGGTCGCCGAGACAGGGAATGCCAGCGCTGCCTATCCCGACGAACTGCTGTCGATCGAGGTCTACACCAAGGGGCGGCTGCAGCCGGGTGATACGATCGATGCCGGCAATGTCGATCTGGTGCGGGATCTGCTCGACCCGATCCAGGTGCTGCAGGTGAGGGACATGGGGCGGCGCCTCACCATCGCGCGGGAGACGGCTGACATCATGCACCTGTCGCCTTGGGAATATGTCGAGGCGACCTTGCGCAACAAGGGCCGCGCCCGACTGGACCGCGACGGCAACATCAGGACCGATGACGGCAGGCCCTGGATTGGCGGCCATCCCTTCCCGGCATCGACCGACGGGCTTGAGGCCTTCGCTGGGCAGACCCTGTCTTGGGGCCGGCACGATGCCTGCGTTTACGCGATCAAGGAATGCGATGTCGGGGTCGGCGGCAGGGTCGACTACCGCTACGAGGGCTGCTGGGCCGAGATGACTCCGGTCGCCCGGGTGGTCATGGGCCCGAAGCCCTATCTGCCCGGTCATGAAGACAAGATGCGCTTCCAGTCCATCATCTTCACCTCGCCCGACGATATCCGCGGCTCTTCCTTCCTCAATATCTGGCCCTACGACCAGCGGGAATTCCCGGACCTGTTCGGTTACGTGCCGCAGTTCAAGCGGATCCGCCGTTTCCCGACCAACCAGCGGTTCGAGCCGATGCTGCCCGGCTCCGACCTTTATCTGTCGGATGCCTGGGCGGCGGGCGATCCCTATCTCACCTGGGGTAACTACCGGGTCGTCGGCACTGGTCCTGCGCTCGCCGGCCTTTCCGGCAACTGGTCGTCGACCTGGGAGAACTGGGGACGAGGCACCCACGGCGGACCGAAGGGTGGGACCTTCTACGATACGGTCGTCGAACTCGTGCCCCAGGCGATCACAGTCGAGGCGGAGCCGGTCCGCTATCCCCGGGCGCCGATTTCGAAAAAGCAGGTGCGATTCGACCTGCGTACTATGCTGCCGATCACCATGGTCAGCTTCGACCGCCGGGGCCAGTTGTACCGCTCCTTCGACGGGGCCTATTCGCTCTATGACGACGGCAAGGGAAAAGTGATGGACGGGGGCCACCCCTATTGGTCATGGACCCATGTCCATGCCTTCAATACCCAGACGGGGCACATGACGCGGATCGAACAAGTCCGGAGCCTCACCAGCGGCGATGTGATGCGGGTGAACGATCCCGCCATCTACGACCTCTATCTCACGCAAGGGGCCTTGCAGCGGCGCGGCGCGTGA